From Methanocella paludicola SANAE, a single genomic window includes:
- a CDS encoding bifunctional DNA primase/polymerase: protein MALPSKATIQLIRAEQDQTIANLRKMAINGYPCMVLSKEKKSPLIHKKIIDGNLNPLWATSNPDLIEALVKRFYPCNYGLYTLGKNIVVIDTDNKKIVLKNGKELFYGLTGVQAYYLLANQYPEILNTIKVKTPSGGIHYYFSVPEGYDISGFNAADAMSKPVKVPIIGSWFGMDVRSQKSQGIIVTPPSSKKGVKYEYIGERTLLNTHIDDLPVLPDFLLNILKSMGYARRSKHDN, encoded by the coding sequence ATGGCCTTACCTTCAAAAGCGACTATTCAGCTTATCAGGGCTGAACAAGATCAGACGATAGCCAACCTACGCAAAATGGCCATTAATGGTTATCCCTGTATGGTATTGAGCAAGGAAAAGAAGTCGCCCCTTATCCACAAGAAAATTATTGATGGAAATTTAAACCCACTATGGGCCACTTCTAACCCTGACCTTATAGAAGCCTTAGTTAAGAGGTTCTATCCATGCAACTATGGTTTATACACATTGGGTAAAAACATAGTTGTAATTGATACTGACAACAAAAAGATAGTTCTTAAAAATGGCAAAGAGCTATTTTATGGCTTAACTGGAGTACAGGCGTATTATCTGTTAGCTAATCAGTATCCCGAAATATTGAACACTATTAAAGTTAAGACTCCATCTGGTGGTATCCACTATTACTTTAGTGTCCCTGAAGGGTACGATATCAGTGGTTTTAATGCTGCTGATGCTATGAGTAAGCCAGTTAAAGTGCCAATTATAGGCTCTTGGTTTGGGATGGATGTTAGATCGCAGAAAAGCCAGGGAATTATAGTTACTCCTCCATCAAGCAAGAAAGGCGTCAAATATGAATACATAGGCGAGAGGACGCTATTAAACACACATATCGATGATCTGCCAGTTCTCCCTGACTTTCTGCTTAATATTTTAAAGAGTATGGGCTATGCTCGGAGGTCTAAGCATGACAACTGA
- a CDS encoding ATP-binding protein yields the protein MTTEAQALQEAIEQQKNIFKQMFEAPVDADTRSFYDNPSGTHHDRLFDRCVQVVKAGIELDQLNELVHYYCEVTGHDAKDVRIAGDVWRYEHGNNKSSSRKNTIGPFVVKSINDVINNPTKIEYLIEGWIVTGSKVLIAGPPKTIKTLLADAMAISVASGKPFLGHYRVNEVGPVLIYQAENSEAIEGNRFKRLKKAYEIPDNENLPVYYIGNQGLRLNDPQSVERLIEAIEKIKPILVIIDPLYASFDGDISEQKEVTPVLNKLTEIRDKYNCAVCIVTHTNKSANGTNAPKVPEVNTFGSQYLLAWYECGAFIGNMKGADDGTEMGDTLITESVSVMQPPKAITVKRAGRMMGTMQIVNVSVDFNDLETMGITVEPYKDVAEKSKNSDNSKVLSAAIRILGNDRMPITSLVDETVAAIKSDKSIKSKGKDKVRDTIRYAIDEGILYERNEGTTKYVGKCEETLTLDNVRKPIKRARN from the coding sequence ATGACAACTGAAGCTCAAGCCCTCCAGGAAGCCATAGAACAACAGAAAAATATTTTCAAACAGATGTTTGAAGCGCCTGTAGATGCTGATACTAGAAGCTTCTATGATAATCCATCTGGGACGCATCATGACCGTTTATTTGATAGATGTGTTCAAGTTGTTAAAGCAGGAATTGAACTTGACCAACTGAATGAGCTAGTACATTACTACTGTGAGGTAACAGGACATGACGCTAAAGATGTACGTATCGCAGGGGATGTTTGGAGATACGAACATGGAAATAATAAAAGCTCCAGCAGAAAAAATACTATTGGCCCCTTCGTAGTAAAAAGCATCAATGACGTAATAAACAACCCCACAAAAATAGAGTATCTAATTGAGGGTTGGATTGTTACAGGCAGTAAGGTTCTCATAGCAGGGCCACCTAAGACGATTAAAACGCTGTTGGCTGATGCTATGGCTATCAGCGTAGCTAGTGGTAAGCCCTTTCTAGGGCATTACAGAGTAAATGAAGTCGGCCCCGTCCTGATATATCAGGCAGAGAACAGCGAAGCAATAGAAGGCAACAGATTCAAGCGACTTAAGAAGGCTTATGAAATACCTGATAACGAGAACTTACCTGTTTACTACATAGGCAATCAGGGTTTACGCTTGAATGATCCTCAGAGTGTAGAGAGGCTAATTGAAGCAATCGAGAAAATTAAGCCTATCCTGGTAATTATCGATCCGTTATATGCTTCATTTGATGGAGATATCAGCGAACAAAAAGAAGTTACTCCCGTCCTTAACAAATTAACTGAAATTAGGGATAAATACAACTGTGCTGTTTGCATCGTTACGCATACTAATAAGAGTGCTAATGGTACTAATGCCCCTAAAGTGCCTGAAGTAAACACTTTTGGTTCGCAGTATTTACTTGCCTGGTATGAATGTGGGGCATTCATTGGTAACATGAAAGGTGCTGATGATGGGACAGAGATGGGCGACACTCTCATAACTGAATCTGTAAGCGTTATGCAACCACCTAAAGCGATTACAGTTAAGAGGGCTGGTCGTATGATGGGTACAATGCAAATTGTTAACGTCAGCGTAGACTTTAACGATCTTGAGACTATGGGCATTACTGTAGAACCCTATAAGGACGTAGCAGAGAAAAGCAAGAACAGCGATAATAGTAAGGTTTTATCTGCTGCAATAAGGATTTTGGGCAACGATAGAATGCCTATAACGTCATTAGTAGACGAGACAGTAGCCGCTATTAAATCTGACAAGTCCATAAAAAGCAAGGGCAAGGATAAGGTCAGGGATACTATACGCTATGCCATTGACGAGGGCATATTGTACGAGCGTAACGAGGGCACTACTAAATATGTGGGCAAATGTGAGGAGACACTTACGCTGGATAATGTACGAAAACCCATCAAAAGAGCAAGAAATTAA